A genomic window from Streptomyces broussonetiae includes:
- a CDS encoding aldehyde dehydrogenase family protein, with product MSDRLSVFKTYKLYVGGKFPRSESGRVYEVTDSKGNWLANAPQSSRKDARDAVVAARKAFGGWSGATAYNRGQVLYRVAEMLEGRREQFVREVADAEGLSKSKAAAVVDATIDRWVWYAGWTDKIAQVTGGANPVAGPFFNLSSPEPTGVVAVLAPQESSFLGLVSVLAPVIATGNTAVVIASEKSPLPALSLGEVLATSDVPGGVVNVLSGRTSEIAAPLAAHQDVNAIDLAGADEVLAKELEIAAADNLKRVLRPQAVDYFETPGTDRMTAFLETKTVWHPTGSLGASGSSY from the coding sequence ATGTCTGACCGTCTGAGCGTCTTCAAGACCTACAAGCTGTACGTCGGCGGGAAGTTCCCGCGTTCCGAGAGCGGCCGGGTGTACGAGGTGACGGACTCGAAGGGCAACTGGCTGGCGAACGCTCCGCAGTCCTCCCGCAAGGACGCCCGGGACGCCGTGGTCGCCGCGCGCAAGGCGTTCGGCGGCTGGTCCGGCGCCACGGCGTACAACCGCGGCCAGGTCCTCTACCGCGTCGCGGAGATGCTGGAGGGCCGCCGCGAGCAGTTCGTGCGCGAGGTCGCCGACGCCGAGGGCCTGTCGAAGTCGAAAGCGGCGGCGGTCGTGGACGCCACGATCGACCGCTGGGTCTGGTACGCCGGCTGGACCGACAAGATCGCCCAGGTGACCGGCGGCGCCAACCCGGTCGCGGGCCCGTTCTTCAACCTCTCCTCCCCCGAGCCGACGGGCGTGGTGGCCGTCCTGGCCCCGCAGGAGTCGTCGTTCCTCGGCCTGGTCTCCGTCCTGGCCCCGGTGATCGCGACGGGCAACACGGCGGTCGTGATCGCGAGCGAGAAGTCCCCCCTGCCCGCCCTCTCCCTGGGCGAGGTCCTGGCCACGTCCGACGTGCCGGGCGGCGTGGTCAACGTCCTGTCCGGCCGCACTTCGGAGATCGCGGCTCCGCTGGCCGCGCACCAGGACGTCAACGCGATCGACCTCGCGGGCGCCGACGAGGTGCTGGCGAAGGAGCTGGAGATCGCCGCCGCCGACAACCTCAAGCGGGTCCTGCGTCCACAGGCTGTGGATTACTTCGAGACGCCCGGGACCGACCGGATGACGGCGTTCCTGGAGACGAAGACGGTGTGGCACCCGACCGGGTCGCTGGGCGCGTCCGGGTCGTCCTACTGA